A window of the Actinobacillus genomosp. 1 genome harbors these coding sequences:
- a CDS encoding metal ABC transporter permease yields MNELVLWFVEPFEFEFMQTALFTAVLVASVCAVLSCYLILKGWSLMGDAISHAVLPGVVISSLLGFPLAAGAFVSGLFCAVSVGYLKENSRLKEDTIMGIMFSGLFALGIVLFTALPTDQHLTHLLFGNLLGVTQTELIQTVLICTATFAIIILKRKDFLLYCFDSSHAKVIGLPVKLLHYGLLALLALTIISAMQVVGVILVVAMLIAPGITAYQLSNRFDYMLAIAMTIAISSSALGTILSYHIDAATGPTIILIQSIVFVIVLISKHFQKRKR; encoded by the coding sequence ATGAATGAGTTAGTGCTATGGTTCGTTGAACCTTTTGAATTTGAATTTATGCAAACCGCTCTTTTTACAGCCGTGTTGGTCGCTTCTGTTTGTGCGGTACTGTCCTGTTATTTGATTTTAAAAGGTTGGTCGTTAATGGGCGATGCGATTTCGCACGCAGTATTACCGGGGGTGGTAATATCCAGTCTGCTAGGATTTCCTTTAGCTGCCGGCGCATTTGTTTCAGGGCTGTTTTGTGCGGTTTCTGTCGGTTATCTCAAAGAAAACTCCCGTTTAAAAGAAGATACTATTATGGGGATTATGTTCTCCGGCTTATTTGCACTCGGTATCGTGTTATTTACCGCTTTACCGACCGACCAACATCTTACTCACTTATTATTCGGTAATTTGCTCGGTGTGACCCAAACCGAATTAATTCAAACCGTTCTTATTTGTACAGCAACTTTTGCTATTATTATCTTGAAACGTAAAGATTTTTTACTTTACTGTTTTGATAGCAGCCACGCTAAAGTTATCGGTTTACCGGTTAAACTGTTGCATTACGGCTTACTTGCGCTCTTAGCATTAACCATCATCAGTGCAATGCAGGTTGTCGGTGTGATCTTAGTCGTTGCAATGCTAATTGCCCCGGGAATTACCGCCTACCAATTATCAAACCGATTCGACTATATGTTAGCAATAGCGATGACGATTGCGATAAGTTCATCTGCTTTAGGTACGATCTTGAGTTATCATATTGATGCGGCTACCGGCCCGACAATTATTCTAATTCAATCGATTGTTTTTGTGATTGTGCTAATTAGCAAGCACTTTCAAAAGCGCAAGCGGTAA
- a CDS encoding YcfL family protein: MKQLKSYWSLVVFSLFLTACGSNPQSYIKGKSAPIVNVEAQIATQIEIDAKSEKVSVTNLTEYPLNLSYKLFWYDNQGVTQTNNNISMQPWLSLWLNGKQSQTLSLEKPTAESSNYRIYLRGNR; encoded by the coding sequence ATGAAACAGTTAAAATCTTATTGGTCATTGGTAGTTTTTTCGCTTTTTTTAACCGCTTGCGGCAGTAATCCGCAAAGTTATATCAAAGGGAAATCCGCTCCGATTGTAAATGTTGAAGCTCAAATTGCGACACAGATTGAAATTGATGCGAAAAGTGAAAAAGTTTCCGTTACGAATTTAACTGAGTATCCGCTTAACTTATCCTATAAATTGTTTTGGTATGATAATCAAGGCGTTACACAAACCAATAACAATATATCGATGCAACCTTGGTTGAGTTTATGGCTAAATGGTAAACAGTCACAAACACTGTCGCTTGAAAAACCAACCGCTGAAAGCAGCAATTATCGTATCTATTTACGTGGTAACCGATGA
- a CDS encoding MBL fold metallo-hydrolase: MFNLQIIPVSAFQQNCSIIWDDNKNAAIIDAGDDADKIIQFVESQNLNVQKLLLTHGHLDHIMAVEKVRDHFGVEVYGSHIDDKPLFEQLPQMCEMFGLPPIKAFLPDHWLNEDDEVEVGALRFSIRHLPGHAPGHIGFFDFENKIAFSGDVLFKDSIGRTDLYLGSLDVLLDTIRTKMFDLDDDFIVVAGHGPHTTIGREKLHNPFLK, encoded by the coding sequence ATGTTTAATTTACAAATTATCCCGGTAAGTGCGTTTCAGCAAAATTGTAGCATTATTTGGGACGATAATAAAAATGCCGCCATTATTGATGCGGGTGATGATGCGGATAAAATTATTCAGTTTGTTGAATCACAAAATCTAAACGTACAAAAGTTATTACTCACCCATGGTCATTTAGATCATATTATGGCGGTTGAAAAAGTACGGGATCATTTTGGTGTGGAAGTATATGGTTCCCATATTGATGATAAACCGTTATTTGAACAGCTGCCGCAAATGTGTGAAATGTTCGGTCTCCCGCCGATTAAAGCATTTTTACCGGATCATTGGCTAAACGAGGACGATGAGGTAGAGGTCGGAGCATTACGTTTTAGTATTCGCCACTTACCGGGACATGCGCCGGGGCATATCGGTTTCTTTGATTTTGAGAATAAAATCGCTTTTAGCGGTGATGTATTATTTAAAGACAGTATCGGACGTACCGATCTTTATCTAGGCAGTTTAGATGTGTTACTCGATACGATTCGTACCAAAATGTTTGACTTGGATGATGATTTTATTGTTGTTGCCGGTCATGGTCCTCATACTACGATCGGACGTGAGAAACTGCACAATCCATTCCTAAAATAG
- a CDS encoding metal ABC transporter permease gives MLELLLEPFQYNYMQKAIFVSMGVGVVCAFLSAFLMLKGWSLIGDALSHAVVPGVAIAYALKLPYAFGAFFSGILAALSILWVKSITRIKEDAVIGFIFTTFFALGMFIVSLNPTSVDVNAIVMGNILGIADEDLWQVAIIIGLSLLALILFWKDLLLTFFDEHHALSVGLSPLRYKILFFTLLSACVVVALQTVGAILVIAMVVTPGATAYLLTDRFPRLVIIAILIGSLSSGIGAYLSYFLNGATGGVIVCLQTFIFLLAFCFAPKYGLISQKRKRLEAINE, from the coding sequence ATGTTAGAACTACTACTCGAACCATTCCAATATAACTATATGCAAAAAGCGATTTTTGTCAGTATGGGGGTTGGTGTGGTTTGTGCTTTTCTCTCTGCCTTTTTAATGTTAAAAGGCTGGTCTTTAATTGGTGACGCACTTTCTCATGCCGTAGTGCCGGGCGTTGCTATCGCTTATGCGTTAAAACTTCCTTATGCCTTCGGTGCATTTTTTTCCGGTATTCTTGCTGCTCTTTCTATTTTATGGGTGAAAAGTATTACTCGAATAAAAGAAGATGCGGTTATCGGCTTCATTTTTACCACATTCTTTGCACTAGGCATGTTTATTGTATCGTTAAACCCCACCTCAGTTGATGTGAATGCGATTGTAATGGGTAACATTCTCGGTATTGCGGATGAAGACTTATGGCAAGTTGCGATTATTATCGGATTATCGTTACTAGCTCTGATTTTATTTTGGAAAGATTTACTGCTCACTTTTTTTGATGAACATCACGCCTTATCCGTAGGACTTTCTCCTCTACGCTACAAAATATTATTCTTTACCTTATTAAGTGCTTGTGTCGTAGTCGCATTACAAACGGTTGGTGCAATCTTAGTGATTGCAATGGTAGTTACTCCGGGCGCGACCGCATATTTACTAACGGACAGATTCCCTCGTTTAGTGATTATTGCTATTCTTATCGGCAGCCTCAGCAGCGGAATCGGTGCTTATCTCAGTTACTTTTTAAATGGTGCGACCGGCGGTGTGATTGTTTGCTTACAGACTTTTATCTTTTTACTGGCTTTTTGCTTTGCACCCAAATACGGTTTAATCAGTCAAAAACGTAAGCGTTTGGAGGCGATCAATGAATGA
- the prc gene encoding carboxy terminal-processing peptidase encodes MKINQLSRLIAICLGTVVSTAFAVEPQIQESVLVTPKPTEQHSLSTKRVTARLTQSHYHKFKLDDEFANKIFNRYMDWLDGAHNTFLQSDIDEMRAKYAAKLDDELYEGKLDSAFEIYDLMTKRRYERYKYALSLLDKEPNLKGSEQIENDREKADFPATVEEANQLWEQRVKNDVINLYLKDKKWPEIKKTLIKRYNLAIKRLTQIKADDVLQTYLNAFAREIDPHTSYLSPRAAKAFQESMNLSLEGIGATLAMEDDVTTIKSLVPGAPAARSKKLVVGDKIVGVGQDNGEIEDVIGWRLDDVVDKIKGKKGTKVRLEIEPEKGGKTKIITLVRDKVRLEDSAAKLTVDKINGKNVAVIKISTFYIGLTNDVRKLLDEMKTKKVDGLVIDLRENGGGSLTEVVELTGLFIKDGPVVQVRDAFNRIKVHEDPEADKSLYDGKIMVMINRHSASASEIFAAAMQDYNRAIIVGQQTFGKGTVQQSRSLNFVYDLDQEPLGFIQYTIQKFYRIDGGSTQLKGVEADIKFPEIINAEKTGESFEDNALPWDKIPAANYQEAGHARDAVAALTAKHEERIAKEPEFITLNEDIAIRKERDARKYSSLNLEERLKEDRADEAKRLKDLNARFAREGKKAIKNIDALPKDYEAPDFFLKEAEKMMVDWLEIDKKP; translated from the coding sequence ATGAAAATAAATCAACTTAGCCGTCTTATTGCTATTTGTCTCGGAACTGTCGTAAGTACAGCATTTGCGGTAGAACCACAAATTCAAGAGAGCGTGTTAGTAACCCCAAAACCGACGGAACAACATAGCCTTTCAACTAAACGTGTTACAGCACGTTTAACGCAATCTCATTATCATAAGTTTAAATTAGACGATGAGTTTGCCAATAAGATTTTTAACCGCTATATGGATTGGCTAGATGGTGCGCATAATACTTTTTTGCAATCTGATATTGATGAGATGCGTGCTAAATATGCGGCTAAATTAGACGATGAACTTTATGAAGGCAAGTTAGATTCCGCATTTGAAATCTATGATTTAATGACTAAGCGTCGTTATGAACGTTATAAATATGCTTTATCTTTATTAGATAAAGAACCGAATTTGAAAGGTTCCGAGCAAATTGAGAATGATCGTGAAAAGGCTGATTTCCCGGCAACGGTTGAAGAAGCGAATCAATTATGGGAACAAAGAGTTAAAAACGACGTTATTAACTTATATCTAAAAGATAAAAAATGGCCTGAAATTAAGAAAACGTTAATTAAACGCTATAATTTAGCGATTAAGCGTTTGACGCAAATTAAAGCGGACGACGTTTTGCAAACCTACCTAAATGCGTTTGCACGTGAAATCGATCCGCATACAAGTTATCTTTCTCCTCGTGCGGCAAAAGCATTCCAAGAAAGTATGAATCTGTCTTTAGAAGGTATCGGTGCAACGCTTGCGATGGAAGACGACGTAACAACGATTAAATCGCTTGTGCCGGGCGCACCGGCCGCTCGCAGTAAAAAACTTGTGGTCGGTGATAAGATCGTCGGTGTCGGTCAAGATAATGGTGAGATTGAAGATGTCATCGGTTGGCGTTTAGATGATGTCGTCGATAAGATCAAAGGTAAAAAAGGTACGAAAGTTCGTTTAGAAATTGAACCGGAAAAAGGCGGAAAAACGAAAATTATCACTTTAGTCCGAGATAAAGTTCGTTTAGAAGACAGTGCGGCAAAATTAACCGTTGATAAAATCAATGGTAAAAATGTTGCCGTGATTAAAATTTCAACCTTCTATATCGGTTTAACCAATGATGTTCGTAAATTGTTAGATGAAATGAAAACCAAAAAAGTAGATGGTTTGGTTATCGATTTACGTGAAAACGGCGGTGGTTCTCTGACTGAAGTGGTTGAATTGACCGGTTTATTTATTAAAGACGGTCCGGTAGTTCAGGTAAGAGATGCGTTTAACCGAATTAAAGTACATGAGGATCCGGAAGCGGATAAATCGCTTTACGACGGTAAAATTATGGTGATGATTAATCGGCATAGTGCGTCAGCATCCGAAATTTTTGCGGCGGCAATGCAAGATTACAACCGAGCAATTATCGTTGGGCAACAAACTTTCGGTAAAGGTACGGTACAACAAAGCCGTTCATTGAATTTTGTATATGATTTGGATCAAGAGCCGTTGGGCTTTATTCAATACACGATTCAAAAATTCTATCGTATTGACGGTGGTAGTACCCAGTTAAAAGGGGTTGAGGCGGATATTAAGTTCCCTGAAATTATCAATGCGGAGAAAACCGGGGAAAGCTTTGAAGATAATGCCTTGCCTTGGGATAAAATTCCTGCGGCAAACTATCAAGAAGCCGGACATGCGAGAGATGCGGTTGCCGCACTGACTGCAAAACATGAAGAGCGTATTGCAAAAGAACCTGAGTTTATTACTTTGAATGAAGATATTGCAATTCGTAAAGAAAGAGATGCTCGTAAGTATTCCTCACTGAATTTGGAAGAGCGTTTGAAAGAAGATCGTGCCGACGAAGCGAAACGTTTAAAAGACCTGAATGCACGTTTTGCAAGAGAAGGGAAAAAAGCGATTAAGAATATTGATGCCTTACCAAAAGACTATGAAGCACCTGATTTCTTCTTGAAAGAAGCTGAAAAAATGATGGTTGATTGGTTAGAAATTGATAAGAAGCCATAA
- the rsgA gene encoding small ribosomal subunit biogenesis GTPase RsgA codes for MSKRKLTQNQQRRINSNHRKKITKSELEWQDDMLGEVQQGIVVTRHAKHADVESDSGEIVRCNLRRTLKNVVVGDHVSWRKGSEQLQGISGVIEAIYPRKNELSRPDYYDGIKVMAANIDQIIIVSAVLPTLSLNIIDRYLVICETAKIPALIVLNKIDLLSEAERQEVQKQLAIYENIGYETLCLSADTGENMDKLDRYLSQGTSIFVGQSGVGKSSLINQLLPDVNALTGTISDTSGLGQHTTTASKLYHLPQGGNLIDSPGIREFGLWHLEPEQITLGYREFQSVLGTCKFRDCKHKSDPGCAVREAVEKGEINTIRFENYHRLIESRDETKSQRHFRTEE; via the coding sequence TTGAGCAAACGTAAACTTACTCAAAATCAGCAACGTAGAATCAATTCCAATCACCGAAAAAAAATAACTAAGTCCGAGCTTGAATGGCAAGACGATATGCTTGGCGAAGTACAACAAGGTATCGTGGTGACCCGCCATGCCAAACACGCCGATGTGGAATCGGATAGCGGAGAGATTGTACGCTGTAATTTACGTCGTACCTTGAAAAATGTTGTGGTCGGTGATCACGTATCTTGGCGCAAAGGAAGCGAGCAGTTACAAGGAATAAGCGGTGTAATCGAAGCTATTTATCCGCGTAAAAATGAGCTGAGCCGTCCCGATTATTATGACGGTATCAAAGTAATGGCGGCGAATATCGACCAAATTATTATTGTTTCCGCCGTATTACCTACTCTTTCACTCAATATTATTGACCGCTACTTAGTGATTTGTGAAACAGCGAAAATTCCTGCACTTATCGTGTTAAATAAAATTGATTTACTCTCGGAAGCAGAACGACAAGAAGTCCAAAAGCAGTTGGCTATTTATGAAAATATCGGTTACGAAACGCTTTGTCTGTCTGCCGATACCGGTGAAAACATGGATAAATTAGACCGCTATTTATCACAAGGAACTTCCATTTTTGTCGGACAATCCGGGGTAGGGAAATCGAGTCTAATCAACCAATTACTACCGGATGTTAATGCCCTTACCGGCACAATCAGCGATACGTCGGGTTTAGGTCAGCATACCACTACCGCTTCAAAATTATATCATTTGCCGCAAGGCGGTAATTTAATCGATTCGCCGGGAATCCGTGAATTCGGCTTATGGCATTTAGAACCGGAGCAAATCACGCTTGGTTATCGTGAATTTCAATCGGTACTAGGCACGTGTAAATTCCGAGATTGTAAACATAAATCGGATCCGGGCTGTGCGGTGAGAGAAGCGGTCGAAAAAGGCGAAATTAATACAATTCGCTTTGAAAACTATCATCGTCTGATTGAAAGCCGTGATGAAACCAAAAGTCAGCGTCATTTTAGAACTGAAGAATAA
- the hinT gene encoding purine nucleoside phosphoramidase, whose translation MSNTTFEETIFSKIIRKEIPAAIVYQDELVTAFRDISPQAPTHILIVPNKLIPTVNHVEAEDELALGRLFTAAAKIAKEEGIAEDGYRLIVNCNVHGGQEVFHIHMHLVGGEPLGKMLNNK comes from the coding sequence ATGTCAAACACCACATTTGAAGAAACGATTTTCAGTAAAATTATTCGCAAAGAAATCCCGGCGGCAATTGTTTATCAAGATGAACTCGTGACTGCATTCCGTGATATTTCCCCGCAAGCACCGACTCACATTCTTATCGTACCGAATAAATTAATCCCGACCGTAAACCATGTCGAAGCGGAAGACGAATTGGCGTTAGGTCGCCTATTTACTGCGGCGGCAAAAATTGCTAAAGAAGAAGGCATTGCTGAAGACGGTTATCGTTTAATTGTGAACTGTAACGTACATGGCGGTCAGGAAGTATTCCATATCCATATGCATTTAGTCGGCGGTGAGCCTTTAGGCAAAATGTTAAACAACAAATAG
- the proQ gene encoding RNA chaperone ProQ, giving the protein MSEQQVKIQNGNKTNPSVKEVITYLAEKFPLCFSVEGEAKPLKVGLFQDLAEALANDEKVSKTLLRQALRTYTMSWRYLACCKANIQRVGLQGEEAGIVDEAQAEHAAQTLAVAKEAYAARKAEQRKEQRKEFFKKKAREENTKKNAVNHVKKAPRVSKEASVKATAESLAALTSKFGKGNK; this is encoded by the coding sequence ATGTCAGAACAACAAGTAAAAATTCAAAATGGCAACAAAACTAATCCGAGCGTAAAAGAAGTAATTACGTATTTAGCGGAGAAGTTTCCACTTTGTTTTAGTGTTGAAGGAGAAGCTAAACCACTAAAAGTCGGACTTTTCCAAGATTTAGCGGAAGCACTTGCTAACGATGAAAAAGTGAGCAAAACTTTACTGCGTCAGGCATTACGTACTTATACGATGAGTTGGCGTTATTTGGCTTGTTGTAAAGCAAATATTCAACGTGTCGGTTTACAAGGCGAGGAAGCCGGTATCGTTGATGAAGCACAGGCAGAACATGCGGCACAAACTTTAGCCGTAGCAAAAGAAGCTTATGCGGCACGTAAAGCGGAGCAACGCAAAGAACAGCGTAAAGAATTTTTTAAGAAAAAGGCTCGAGAAGAGAATACAAAGAAAAATGCGGTAAATCATGTTAAAAAAGCTCCTCGAGTTTCCAAAGAAGCTTCTGTAAAAGCAACTGCTGAGAGCTTAGCTGCATTAACAAGCAAATTTGGTAAGGGAAACAAATAA
- a CDS encoding L,D-transpeptidase family protein, protein MSKAKTFKLLPLVMLSSVVLAETNATNLHTVSTAENTAIKHTASDAILPQLSFSAQQARAAELAKRADYVFEQEQIRLEEERKLQEAVARVKQTVGDNQLLLSKSVAKIYLDNDYAMMWSDKYAEKQFLKEYALFAASGVSAKSAKALQQILNHPEGLGRDILLTDGFLDYLYYNKNVYKNANQWLYNLGSYIPKAPSLEQISQWVESTKNGDSGQFVANLVPRNHIYQETAQRVLFMSTAAKKAKPAKKPKAGSAEQPTVEAGSNDAFYKLALNAQRLRIIPSFNNGIFVNIPSYQLYYFRDGQLALQSKVIVGRDDRRTPVMYSKLSNVVVNPPWNIPPTILTKDIVPKLAKNPGFADSAGYEIFDGSGNKINPRSVNWAQYVNSKNLPYRIRQKAGDDSALGRFKFNMPSSDAIYLHDTPNRGLFGKTDRALSSGCVRVERSDDLASILLKEAGWSADKKQKVLDSQKTTSANIRSDNPVYLYYVTSWVENGKVYTLPDIYKFDVAIPKNAVNWNKLKSVI, encoded by the coding sequence ATGAGTAAGGCGAAAACCTTCAAATTACTGCCATTAGTAATGCTTTCAAGTGTCGTTTTAGCCGAAACTAATGCAACTAATCTTCACACTGTTTCAACGGCAGAAAATACAGCAATTAAGCATACGGCGTCAGATGCTATTTTACCTCAGTTAAGCTTTAGCGCTCAGCAAGCTAGAGCGGCCGAGCTTGCCAAACGTGCCGATTATGTGTTTGAACAAGAGCAAATACGTTTGGAAGAAGAACGTAAATTGCAAGAAGCGGTAGCGAGAGTAAAGCAGACGGTCGGAGATAATCAGTTATTACTAAGTAAATCTGTTGCTAAAATTTATTTAGATAATGATTATGCAATGATGTGGAGTGATAAGTATGCGGAGAAGCAATTCCTTAAGGAATATGCATTATTTGCCGCTAGCGGCGTATCTGCTAAATCGGCAAAAGCATTGCAACAAATTTTAAATCATCCGGAAGGCTTGGGACGAGATATATTATTAACCGATGGTTTTTTAGATTATCTTTATTACAATAAAAATGTGTATAAAAATGCTAACCAATGGCTATATAACCTAGGTAGCTATATTCCTAAAGCACCTAGCTTAGAGCAAATCAGTCAATGGGTAGAATCGACTAAAAACGGTGATTCGGGTCAGTTTGTTGCAAATTTAGTGCCTCGTAATCATATTTATCAAGAAACGGCGCAACGCGTATTGTTTATGAGTACTGCGGCTAAGAAAGCTAAACCGGCTAAGAAACCTAAGGCCGGTAGCGCGGAACAACCTACGGTAGAGGCAGGTAGTAACGACGCTTTTTATAAGTTAGCCTTAAATGCGCAAAGATTACGTATTATTCCAAGCTTTAATAACGGTATTTTCGTAAATATTCCTAGTTATCAGCTTTATTACTTCCGTGACGGTCAGCTTGCATTACAATCAAAAGTTATTGTCGGTCGTGATGATCGCCGTACGCCGGTGATGTATAGTAAGTTAAGTAACGTGGTAGTGAATCCGCCTTGGAATATTCCACCGACAATTTTAACCAAAGATATTGTTCCGAAATTGGCGAAAAATCCGGGATTCGCGGATTCGGCCGGTTATGAAATTTTTGACGGTAGCGGTAATAAAATTAACCCTCGCAGCGTGAATTGGGCGCAATATGTGAATAGTAAAAATCTACCTTACCGTATTCGTCAGAAAGCGGGAGATGATAGCGCATTAGGTCGTTTTAAATTTAATATGCCGAGTTCGGATGCGATTTATCTACATGATACGCCGAACCGCGGCTTATTCGGTAAAACGGATCGTGCGTTAAGCTCCGGCTGTGTACGTGTGGAACGTTCCGATGATCTGGCAAGTATTTTATTAAAAGAAGCGGGCTGGAGTGCAGATAAAAAGCAAAAAGTGTTAGACAGTCAGAAAACGACTTCAGCAAATATTCGTTCGGATAATCCGGTTTATTTATATTATGTGACCTCTTGGGTAGAAAACGGTAAAGTTTATACCTTACCGGATATTTATAAATTCGATGTAGCGATTCCGAAAAATGCGGTGAATTGGAATAAACTAAAAAGTGTGATCTAA
- the cspE gene encoding transcription antiterminator/RNA stability regulator CspE → MSKATGIVKWFNSTKGFGFITPDQGGKDIFVHFSGIVGSNFRTLEEGAKVEFEVQDSDRGPSAVNVKVL, encoded by the coding sequence ATGTCTAAAGCAACAGGTATCGTTAAATGGTTCAACTCAACTAAAGGTTTCGGCTTCATTACTCCTGATCAAGGCGGTAAAGATATTTTTGTTCACTTCTCTGGTATCGTAGGTTCAAACTTCCGTACTTTAGAAGAAGGTGCAAAAGTCGAGTTTGAAGTACAAGATTCAGATCGCGGTCCTTCAGCAGTAAACGTAAAAGTACTTTAA
- a CDS encoding YcbK family protein encodes MNQINVQRRKWLSLGGLVLGASLLPSKAMAMFSTPTPLALRFRNINTGDTYAAKFSNGLLSSDDLGQLNYLMRDRHTNQVKRIDPMLFVKLNQIQQHLGFRNAEILVLSGYRSAQTNARMHRTQRGVASNSYHIRGQAVDFRISGVPLAKVRAVAESLNNGGVGYYPRSNFIHVDTGPVRTWRG; translated from the coding sequence ATGAATCAAATTAATGTTCAACGTCGTAAGTGGTTATCACTCGGCGGTCTTGTTTTAGGAGCAAGTTTATTGCCGAGTAAAGCCATGGCGATGTTTTCTACTCCTACTCCGTTAGCTTTACGTTTCCGTAATATTAATACGGGTGATACTTATGCGGCAAAATTTAGTAATGGTTTGCTTTCCAGTGACGATTTAGGGCAGTTAAATTACTTAATGCGTGATCGCCATACGAATCAAGTTAAGCGAATTGACCCGATGTTATTCGTTAAATTAAATCAAATCCAACAACATCTAGGTTTTCGTAATGCGGAAATTTTAGTGTTAAGCGGTTATCGTTCGGCACAGACAAATGCAAGAATGCATAGAACACAACGCGGTGTGGCGAGTAACAGCTATCATATCCGCGGACAGGCGGTTGATTTTAGAATCTCGGGCGTGCCGTTAGCAAAAGTAAGAGCGGTAGCCGAAAGCCTGAATAATGGCGGGGTAGGATATTATCCTCGCAGTAATTTTATTCATGTAGATACCGGTCCTGTTCGTACTTGGCGCGGTTAG
- the rnhB gene encoding ribonuclease HII: MSTNFIYPNAHLIAGVDEVGRGPLVGAVVTAAVILDPNNPIEGLADSKKLSEKKRLLLAEEIKAKAICWSLGRAEPEEIDQLNILHATMLAMQRAVAGLNIQPDFVLVDGNRIPTLPMPAQAVIKGDSLVAEISAASILAKVARDKEMDELDEQYPEYGFAKHKGYPTKLHFEKLAQFGATPFHRKSFAPVKKILGL, translated from the coding sequence ATGAGCACAAATTTCATTTATCCTAATGCCCACTTGATCGCAGGTGTGGACGAAGTCGGTAGAGGCCCGTTAGTGGGTGCAGTGGTAACCGCTGCCGTTATTTTAGATCCGAATAATCCGATTGAAGGTTTAGCCGATTCTAAAAAACTTTCGGAGAAGAAGCGTTTGCTTTTAGCGGAGGAAATTAAAGCAAAAGCGATTTGTTGGTCTTTAGGACGAGCCGAACCGGAAGAAATCGATCAATTGAATATTTTACACGCAACGATGCTCGCCATGCAGCGAGCGGTTGCCGGATTAAATATTCAGCCCGATTTCGTGTTGGTGGACGGCAATCGTATTCCAACTTTACCGATGCCGGCACAAGCGGTCATAAAAGGAGACAGTTTAGTTGCTGAAATCAGCGCAGCTTCCATTTTAGCCAAAGTTGCCCGAGATAAAGAAATGGATGAATTAGATGAGCAATATCCGGAATACGGGTTTGCAAAGCATAAAGGCTATCCGACTAAACTACATTTTGAAAAACTGGCGCAATTCGGGGCAACCCCTTTTCACCGAAAGAGCTTCGCCCCAGTGAAGAAAATCTTAGGTTTATAA
- a CDS encoding phosphotransferase family protein, whose translation MNALDWLESQQQAVVFCKNLAGLTACSQQIQLVSGERFVLRRQNERATAFGINYTQEAQILRYLTRLTFTPKVYYYNENSGLLTWIEGNTAVCFSSSLLNKLALQLAELHLFPIAESLPKLDLAERCQFLWQKLPVTKQTALGFHPPFQTIQPFTLAICHHDLHLGNFIEKNDRLYLIDWEYSAVSDPALEIAMLFSANAQILNEQQQTDFLRLYLQATKFDEKGFKQKMAEYHSAINQLNQLWFAILEP comes from the coding sequence ATGAATGCACTTGATTGGCTTGAAAGCCAACAACAAGCGGTCGTTTTTTGCAAAAATTTAGCAGGTTTGACCGCTTGCAGCCAACAGATCCAGCTCGTCTCCGGCGAGCGATTTGTTTTACGCCGACAAAATGAACGAGCGACAGCTTTCGGAATTAATTACACTCAAGAAGCACAAATTTTACGCTATCTAACACGCTTAACTTTCACTCCCAAAGTCTATTACTACAATGAAAATTCCGGTTTATTGACTTGGATTGAAGGTAATACAGCTGTCTGTTTCAGTTCATCATTATTAAACAAACTGGCATTGCAGCTTGCCGAATTACATCTTTTTCCAATTGCCGAATCATTGCCAAAGCTCGATCTTGCCGAACGTTGTCAATTTTTATGGCAAAAACTCCCTGTTACAAAACAAACGGCATTGGGATTTCACCCTCCGTTTCAAACGATTCAACCTTTCACATTAGCAATCTGCCACCATGATTTGCATTTAGGTAATTTTATTGAAAAAAATGACCGCTTGTATTTGATTGATTGGGAATATAGTGCCGTGTCGGATCCTGCATTAGAGATTGCGATGCTTTTTAGTGCGAATGCTCAGATACTCAACGAACAACAACAAACTGATTTTCTTCGCTTGTATCTACAAGCAACAAAATTTGATGAGAAAGGTTTTAAACAAAAAATGGCAGAATATCATTCTGCCATTAATCAGTTAAATCAATTATGGTTTGCGATTCTTGAACCATAA